In a genomic window of Sulfuriferula nivalis:
- a CDS encoding dimethyl sulfoxide reductase anchor subunit family protein yields MHPAFSVIFFTVSSGAGFGLFALLVLADLLGLGGGLSIDQKLTAGSLALFLVAAGLSSSVFHLANPKNAWRAFSRYRTSWLSREGVFAVMFYPFAIAYLGLTWLDMSQFATIKMIFGVLAAILAWVTIFSTGMIYACLKTIRQWNSPLVPANYLALGHLLGGLLLLIIVNGSLVKMDGYVAISIALTVIAGVLKAIYYFWIGKPGATSTINTATGFTRGTVRLLDTGHTHGTFLTEEFGFKIARKYALMLKVVVFLLGFVLPIVMLSMGLTSQGDIYIAVMLAVIGVVAERWLFFAEARHVINLYHGAQRT; encoded by the coding sequence ATGCATCCCGCATTTTCCGTGATTTTTTTTACAGTTAGCTCCGGCGCTGGTTTTGGTTTATTTGCGTTGCTAGTATTGGCTGATTTGCTGGGCTTGGGTGGCGGTCTGTCGATTGATCAAAAGCTAACGGCGGGTAGTTTGGCTTTGTTCCTTGTGGCCGCAGGTTTGTCATCGTCAGTGTTCCATTTGGCGAATCCAAAAAATGCATGGAGGGCGTTTAGCCGATATCGCACTTCCTGGCTGTCCAGGGAAGGCGTGTTCGCTGTTATGTTCTATCCATTTGCAATTGCATATTTGGGGTTGACTTGGCTGGATATGAGCCAATTTGCCACTATTAAGATGATATTCGGTGTGTTGGCAGCTATATTGGCATGGGTGACTATATTCAGCACGGGAATGATATATGCATGTTTGAAAACTATACGGCAATGGAACTCACCCTTGGTGCCAGCTAATTATTTGGCGCTGGGTCATTTGCTGGGCGGGCTGCTACTGTTGATAATAGTGAATGGCAGTTTAGTGAAAATGGATGGGTATGTTGCAATAAGTATTGCGTTAACGGTTATCGCAGGTGTGCTTAAAGCAATTTACTATTTTTGGATTGGTAAGCCAGGTGCAACATCAACAATTAATACTGCAACAGGTTTTACTCGTGGAACGGTGCGATTGCTGGATACGGGGCATACGCACGGTACATTTTTAACTGAAGAGTTTGGTTTTAAGATTGCACGTAAATACGCGTTGATGTTAAAAGTTGTGGTGTTTTTACTAGGATTTGTATTACCAATAGTAATGTTATCAATGGGGCTAACTTCCCAAGGTGATATATATATTGCGGTAATGCTTGCTGTAATTGGTGTAGTCGCAGAGCGCTGGTTGTTTTTTGCAGAGGCGCGGCATGTTATTAATTTATATCATGGCGCACAGCGTACTTAA